The genomic interval CACCGCCGGCGGCACCGTTTTCATGTACGAGGGCGCGCCGGACTACCCCGATCCGGACCGTCTCTGGGCGATGATCGACCGGCATAAACTGACTCAGTTCGGTATCTCGCCGACCGCGATTCGGGCGTTGCGAAAGCACGGGGATCACTGGCTCGAGGGTCACGACCTCAGCTCACTTCGCATCCTCGGCTCAACCGGCGAGCCCTGGGACCCCGAGTCCTGGCGCTGGTTCTACGAGCACGTCGGAAACGGCGAGTGCCCGATCATCAACATCTCCGGCGGCACGGAGATCTGTGGGTGCTTCCTGATGCCGATGCCGATTCAGTCGCTTAAGCCCTGCACGCTCGGCGGGCCGGGACTCGGCATGGACATCGACATCGTCGACGCCGCGGGCAACTCCGTCGAAGACGACCACGAACGCGGCTTTCTGGTCGCTCGAGACGCCTGTCCCTCGATGACCAAGAGCCTGTGGTCGGGCGATGAGCGCTATCTCGAGGAGTACTGGTCGACCTGGGATGGGCTGTGGGACCACGGCGACTGGGCGCAACAAGACGAGGATGGCTTTTGGTTCCTCCACGGCCGCGCCGACGACGCGCTGAACGTCGCTGGTCGCAAGGTCGGCCCCGCGGAAGTCGAAGGCGCACTCATCGACCACGACGCGGTCAATCAGGCCGCTGCCATCGGCGCGCCGGATGAGACGACGGGAACGGCAGTCATCGCATACGTCATTCTCGAGGACGACCATGCGGAATCCGACGACCTGCAGGCCGAGTTGCGCAAGCAGGTCGGCGCAGAGTTAGGCAAGCCGTTCCGCCCACGCGAGATCCTGTTCGTTGATGCGTTCCCGAAGACGCAGTCGGGCAAGATCGTTCGTCGCGCACTCGAGGCCACGTATACGGGCGAGGATCTGGGCGATCTGAGCAGTATCGAGAATCCGGCTGTCCTCGACGAACTCGAGGACGCACGATAAGACACTCGTGTCTCTGCTCGAGAGTTTGGATGCGAGATGACGCCGAACGCAGCGATGGACCGTCGCTCTCACGGCGACCAGAGGTTCACCTCGAGATCGAGCAACGTTACGACGATCACGTGCGGGAGCGTCAGGACCGCGATGCCGACGAGGTAGATCCCCATCACGTCAGCGAGGGTCGCTGGCGTCGCCGGAATCGAGAATCCGAGCGCGACGAAGACGAGCACTGCGCCAGCGGTCAACGGCGCAGCATCCCTTGCGAACCGGCCAAACGCGACCGGCAGGTCCCGCCGTGCTAACGCCCCGCGTGCGTGGTCGTCAAGCAGCATCGTCCTGACAACGTGCCTGAGCGAGTGCCACAGCGCGAAGTGGCAACCGATTGCGAGGATCGGCGGCACGACGACGAAATACGCGAGCAGGGCGAGCGTCTCGACCGCGTCGATCACCCACGGGAAGCGGTCGTCTGCGACGAGAAACCCGTTCGCGAGCGTGAGCGCAATCAGAGTCCCAAATCCGACGGCGACGGCGAGACGCGTTGTCGTCGCAAAAATCGGGTCCAGTGCCGCCGCGGCCGCGGGATCGAACAGGCCAATCAGCGCGCTGGCGACGAACGCGTACTCCGCGGGAAACGCGATCAGTGGAACCAGCATCGGGAGCCCACCCCGGACGAGTGCGGTCAGGATGCGCATGGATCGCGTCTCGAGGTGAGAAGCACCCGCGAGTTCGACTAGCGTGTAGACATCACCCTGTCCCCAGTGAGCGAGCGTGATACCGATGAAGATCGTGAACGCGACGACCGGGGCGAGAAACCAAACCGCGGCGTACAACGATCCGACGACGAGGTAGAGAACGCCAACGAACGCCAGGTCACCGCGGGTAACCCGCTCGCCCCGGGCGCGGGGGAGGACGAGGTGGTCGACGGCACCGTGGGGGACGCCGAGAATGAGTATGCTCGCTGCCAGCGGGAGCAACTGGATTGGTCGCGGCAGGGAGCCGATGAAGGCGGTGACAGCTACGCCACCGCCGATGGCGAGCGCTCCACCGACAACGGTAATCCTCGCTGCGAGCGCTTGCGAGCCAGTTGGCTCGGTCGGAGCCTCAGATCGAACGCCAGTCGACTCGTCAGCCATCAGTTGAGTGAGCGACGAATCGGTTTACGAGACGACGCACCGTCGCCATTGCAGCGAGTTCGCCACGTCGGTCGAGCACCCAGGCATACAAGACGAGCCCTTGGACGACGAACACGTTCGCCACGAGGAAAAACAGTGCTTCCTCGAGCGGGAGGCCAGCGAGTCCGATCCCGATTGTGTGCGCGTCAGAGATTATCCAGATTCCGAGCGAGATGGCGATCCAGTCGGTGACCCACAGGTAGAGAGTCGGGACGCCAACCGCGAGCAGTACCTGCCGGCGCTCCCGGAGGAGATAGGTGAGACCGAACCCCCACTGAATCGCGAGAATTGGGCCGGCCCAAAAAAGAATCGAGCCGAGGTAGAATGTCGTCGTCGTTCCCAGCAGCACCCACCCGGCAGCGCAGATCCCCACCCCGCCAAGCACGCCGACGAGTCGATGGCTCGCGGGAAGCCGGAGTGACACGTCGGAGACGTCCAGGAACTGGAACAGCCAGAACGCCGTCAGCGTCGTCTGGAGGACGAAAAAGAAGTACTCCTCGAGCGGCGTGTGCCAGATCGTCGCGAGAACGGCCCCCTCGCCGTACCACCAGACGCCCTCGGGGATCATGGCGTTCGTCCAGGGGGTGGTGTAGGCGACTGCAAGGAAGACGAGGATAGCAAGCCCGGAGGCTGCCCCGCGGTCCCACCGCGCCTGGTCGCGCCGACTCGCCAGCCAGCCGAGGACGAGGATCGGTGGTATCGTGAACACGAGGTGAAACTGCAGGTACGTCAACGGGGGCGTCATCGTGGGAAACTGACGGTAGAACTGGTAACAGAACGCTCCCACACGAGCACAAGGTCACAGTCACTATCAGTCATCGGCGGGGACACCAACGCCCCTCAGCGTGGAGCCGTAGTCGGCGTCGGCAGTGATCGTGTCGGGTTCGTCGACAGCGTACAGCACGATCAGCACGGTGACGATGTACTTCGTGATGATGTCCAACACGCTGTAGCCCCAGGAGGTCATCCAAACCTCGAGTATGGCAAAGCCCTCGACGCCGAGCGCCCAAAGGATTGGGTAACCGAACCAGCCGACGACGGTGAGTATTTTCAGCGTGTTAAACAGGTCCGCGGTCCCAGTCCGTTCAGATTCGCGGCTCCAGTCAACCATGATGACGTAGACGATCACCAGGAAGAAACTCGTACTGAGCACGAACCACCACCAGCGCATGAGGTACGAGGACGTGGTCAGTGCCGCGGCGAGGCCGGTGACACACATCGCGATTGTCATCGCGACCGTCGTCGTGATCTTCGTCAAATTCGAGCCGGCAATCATTCCGAGCACGATCAAGATGAACGGCGTCGAGAACGCCCAAGTGAGGTATCGACCCCACATGGTGAGGACCTCCTCGCCCGCGAGCGGGTGGCCCGCAGGCATCTCGACGAAACTCAACGTTAGTCCCGACATGAGGCCCGTGTAACTCGAGATCGAGACAACGGAGATCAGCATCGTTGCGACAATGATCAGTTTCGCGCGTGGGTCAGTAACCCCCCGGGCCATCGCAACAATAAAAAGGATTGTCAGGCCCGCAAGGGCGATATTTGACACGAACGAGAGCGTGAGCAGCGTATCGTCAAGCACGAACTCGAAGACCTCTCGCTGGGTTTCGGGTGTCTGCATCAGGCTGTCCTGTCCGTTCGCTGCCAGTAAACTGATCGAATTCATGGGTTCGTTGTCAGATTGGGGCTCCAATCGGCCTGAACAACGTTCCATACTGGTAAGGTATCGTCACCAGCGAATACAGGGCTCGTGATCAGATATGAAGGCGTGAACGGGCGAGACGGGGGCATCAACCATCCCCGCACCGTCGCGTCTATCATCCGGGAGCATGAGGAGAGGGCTGCACAATAGCAGGCTGAGCGGACACGATCATGAAGGCCAAACTGGGTTGCAAGTCTCGCGCCCGTCCCGTTACGTTTTACCCCCACCAGCCCGAATCGTGGTCCAATGACTGCCCAGACCGTCCAGCAGGGCGACCTCGTGACCGTCATCGGCCTCGAGGTCCACGTCCAACTGGAGACTGACACGAAAATCTTCTGTGGCTGCTCGACTGACCAGACCGACGAGCCAAACGAGAACGTCTGTCCGGTCTGTCTCGGCCTGCCCGGCGCGTTGCCCGTCCTGAACGAAGGAGCCGTCGAGGCCGCCGTCAAGATCGGCAAAGCCATCGACGCCGACATCCCCGAAGAGACCCGCTTCCACCGGAAGAACTACTACTACCCCGACCTGCCCAAGAACTTCCAGATCACCCAGTACGACGAGCCAATCTGTCAGGACGGCGAACTCGAGGTCTCTGTCGAGGGCGACCGCCGCACGATCACCGTCGAGCGCGCCCATCTCGAGGAAGATCCGGGCAGCCTCCAGCACGTCGGCGGCGGCATCGATACCGCCGACTACACCTTAGTCGACTACAACCGCGCGGGGACGCCGCTGATGGAAATCGTCACCGCACCCGACTTCCGCAGCCCCGACGAGGTCCGTGCGTTCCTCGCCGAACTCGAGGAAGTCCTCGAGTACCTGGGCGTCTTCAACGCCGAACGCGACGGCAGCCTGCGGATCGACGCCAACCTCTCGATTATCCCGGAAGAGGAAATCGAGAGCGACAACATCGACGACATCGGCGCGGACGCACTTGCCGCCGCCAACCGGACTGAAGTGAAGAACATCTCGAGTCACAAAGGAGCCGAAAAAGCACTGGCGTACGAGGAAACACGACAGAAAAACGCCATCCGGCGCGGCCGTGCAGTCGAACAGGAGACCCGCCACTGGGACGAGAGCCGCGGCATCACGGTCTCGATGCGCTCGAAGGAAGAAGAGAAGGACTACCGCTACTTCGAGGAGGCCGACCTCCCGCCGCTTCGCGT from Natronolimnobius sp. AArcel1 carries:
- the gatB gene encoding Asp-tRNA(Asn)/Glu-tRNA(Gln) amidotransferase subunit GatB — protein: MTAQTVQQGDLVTVIGLEVHVQLETDTKIFCGCSTDQTDEPNENVCPVCLGLPGALPVLNEGAVEAAVKIGKAIDADIPEETRFHRKNYYYPDLPKNFQITQYDEPICQDGELEVSVEGDRRTITVERAHLEEDPGSLQHVGGGIDTADYTLVDYNRAGTPLMEIVTAPDFRSPDEVRAFLAELEEVLEYLGVFNAERDGSLRIDANLSIIPEEEIESDNIDDIGADALAAANRTEVKNISSHKGAEKALAYEETRQKNAIRRGRAVEQETRHWDESRGITVSMRSKEEEKDYRYFEEADLPPLRVSDWKDKIDIPELPSARRERFQDEYDLSEEAASKLTSTKQVADFYEDVASEFDPDLAATWVADNLLGELNYRDMEITDLEGRLEEVTRLVELVATDEITAKNARETVLRAMLDDGRTPDEVVEAEDLGKTDEGEVQQAVVDAIDDNPEAVADYESGDDGAINFLVGQVMQKTGGSADPGDVNQLLRAELEE
- a CDS encoding lycopene cyclase domain-containing protein, translating into MTPPLTYLQFHLVFTIPPILVLGWLASRRDQARWDRGAASGLAILVFLAVAYTTPWTNAMIPEGVWWYGEGAVLATIWHTPLEEYFFFVLQTTLTAFWLFQFLDVSDVSLRLPASHRLVGVLGGVGICAAGWVLLGTTTTFYLGSILFWAGPILAIQWGFGLTYLLRERRQVLLAVGVPTLYLWVTDWIAISLGIWIISDAHTIGIGLAGLPLEEALFFLVANVFVVQGLVLYAWVLDRRGELAAMATVRRLVNRFVAHSTDG
- a CDS encoding bacteriorhodopsin codes for the protein MNSISLLAANGQDSLMQTPETQREVFEFVLDDTLLTLSFVSNIALAGLTILFIVAMARGVTDPRAKLIIVATMLISVVSISSYTGLMSGLTLSFVEMPAGHPLAGEEVLTMWGRYLTWAFSTPFILIVLGMIAGSNLTKITTTVAMTIAMCVTGLAAALTTSSYLMRWWWFVLSTSFFLVIVYVIMVDWSRESERTGTADLFNTLKILTVVGWFGYPILWALGVEGFAILEVWMTSWGYSVLDIITKYIVTVLIVLYAVDEPDTITADADYGSTLRGVGVPADD
- a CDS encoding Brp/Blh family beta-carotene 15,15'-dioxygenase, whose protein sequence is MADESTGVRSEAPTEPTGSQALAARITVVGGALAIGGGVAVTAFIGSLPRPIQLLPLAASILILGVPHGAVDHLVLPRARGERVTRGDLAFVGVLYLVVGSLYAAVWFLAPVVAFTIFIGITLAHWGQGDVYTLVELAGASHLETRSMRILTALVRGGLPMLVPLIAFPAEYAFVASALIGLFDPAAAAALDPIFATTTRLAVAVGFGTLIALTLANGFLVADDRFPWVIDAVETLALLAYFVVVPPILAIGCHFALWHSLRHVVRTMLLDDHARGALARRDLPVAFGRFARDAAPLTAGAVLVFVALGFSIPATPATLADVMGIYLVGIAVLTLPHVIVVTLLDLEVNLWSP